From one Flavobacterium kingsejongi genomic stretch:
- the rplQ gene encoding 50S ribosomal protein L17, with protein MRHGKKFNHLSRQTAHRKSMLANMACSLIEHKRINTTVAKAKALKQFVEPLITKSKEDTTHNRRIVFAYLRSKYAVTDLFRDVAAKVGDRPGGYTRIIKLGNRLGDNADMAMIELVDFNELYTGGKKEVKKAKSRRGGKAKKAEETVAEAPAETAPDATDAAE; from the coding sequence ATGAGACACGGAAAAAAATTCAACCATTTAAGCAGACAGACTGCGCATAGAAAATCTATGTTGGCTAATATGGCTTGTTCTCTAATCGAGCACAAACGTATTAACACTACTGTCGCTAAAGCAAAAGCTCTTAAGCAATTCGTAGAGCCTTTGATCACAAAATCAAAAGAAGACACAACTCACAATAGACGTATCGTTTTCGCTTACTTAAGAAGCAAATATGCTGTAACTGACTTGTTCAGAGATGTAGCTGCTAAAGTAGGTGACCGTCCAGGTGGTTATACCCGTATTATCAAATTAGGTAATCGTTTAGGGGATAACGCTGATATGGCAATGATCGAACTTGTAGATTTTAACGAACTTTACACTGGTGGTAAAAAAGAAGTTAAAAAAGCAAAAAGCCGTCGTGGTGGTAAAGCTAAAAAAGCAGAAGAAACAGTTGCTGAAGCTCCGGCTGAAACAGCTCCTGATGCTACTGATGCTGCAGAATAA
- the secY gene encoding preprotein translocase subunit SecY, with protein sequence MKKFFESIVNVWKIEELKNRILITLGLLLVYRFGAQVTLPGIDASKLQNLSNQTDQGIGWLIDVFTGGAFSQASVFALGIMPYISASIVVQLMGIAIPYLQKLQKDGESGRKKMNQITRWLTIGITLVQGPGYIYNLYRTLPADAFLLGFNSFAFLFSSVLILVTGTIFAMWLGEKITDKGIGNGISLLIMVGILARMPQAFIQEFSSRVTEDNGGPMLIVLEVIIWLLIIIACILLVMAVRKIPVQYARRTTSGDFEQGNRQWIPLKLNASGVMPIIFAQAIMFIPAAVAGLSTSDTAKSVTTAFQNIFGWQYNLVFALLIIVFTYFYTAITVPTNKMADDLKRSGGFIPGVKPGVETSEFLDKVMSLITFPGSLFLALIAVFPAIIVTIMGVQSSWALFYGGTSLLIMVGVAIDTIQQINSYLLNKHYDGLMKSGKNRKAVA encoded by the coding sequence ATGAAGAAATTTTTTGAATCAATTGTTAATGTCTGGAAAATTGAAGAACTGAAAAACAGAATCTTAATAACCTTAGGATTGCTTTTGGTTTATCGATTTGGAGCTCAGGTAACACTGCCAGGAATTGACGCTAGTAAATTACAAAATTTATCAAATCAGACAGATCAAGGAATTGGTTGGTTAATCGATGTATTTACAGGTGGTGCGTTTTCGCAAGCATCTGTATTTGCATTGGGTATCATGCCTTATATCTCTGCCTCTATTGTGGTTCAACTGATGGGAATTGCGATTCCTTATCTTCAGAAATTACAGAAAGATGGAGAAAGCGGAAGAAAGAAAATGAACCAGATTACACGATGGTTAACCATCGGTATTACTTTGGTTCAGGGACCTGGATACATTTACAATCTGTACCGGACACTTCCGGCAGATGCATTCCTTTTAGGTTTTAATTCTTTTGCATTCTTGTTCTCATCAGTTTTGATTCTTGTAACAGGTACCATATTCGCTATGTGGCTTGGAGAGAAAATTACTGATAAAGGAATTGGTAATGGTATTTCACTGTTAATCATGGTTGGAATTCTGGCCAGAATGCCTCAGGCATTTATTCAGGAGTTCTCTTCACGTGTAACAGAAGACAATGGTGGTCCGATGCTAATTGTATTAGAAGTAATCATTTGGCTATTAATCATCATCGCTTGTATTCTTTTAGTAATGGCAGTGAGAAAGATCCCGGTTCAGTATGCAAGACGTACGACTTCCGGTGATTTTGAGCAGGGAAACAGACAATGGATTCCATTAAAATTGAATGCATCCGGTGTTATGCCGATTATTTTTGCCCAGGCGATTATGTTTATTCCTGCTGCAGTAGCCGGATTATCAACGTCTGACACAGCAAAATCAGTTACTACAGCCTTCCAGAATATATTCGGATGGCAGTATAATTTAGTTTTTGCTTTGTTAATCATAGTTTTTACGTACTTTTACACCGCAATTACGGTACCTACCAATAAAATGGCAGACGATTTAAAGAGAAGTGGCGGATTTATTCCAGGTGTTAAGCCCGGAGTTGAAACCTCAGAATTTTTAGATAAAGTGATGTCACTAATAACATTCCCAGGATCATTATTCCTTGCTCTTATTGCCGTGTTCCCGGCGATCATTGTAACGATAATGGGAGTTCAGTCTTCATGGGCTTTGTTTTACGGAGGTACGTCGTTATTAATTATGGTTGGAGTTGCAATAGATACTATTCAGCAGATCAATTCATATTTGTTGAATAAACATTATGATGGTTTAATGAAGAGTGGTAAAAACAGAAAAGCAGTAGCTTAA
- a CDS encoding DNA-directed RNA polymerase subunit alpha translates to MAIFNFQKPDKVIMIDSTDFEGKFEFRPLEPGYGLTVGNALRRVLLSALEGYAITSVRIEGVDHEFSTISGVVEDVTEIILNLKQVRFKRQIEDIDNESVSISISGKDQITAGDFQKFISGFQVLNPELVICNLDSKINVNLELTIEKGRGYVPGEENKKQNAAIGTIFTDSIFTPVKNVKYAIENFRVEQKTDYEKLVFEIKTDGSINPKDALTEAAKTLIHHFMLFSDERITLEADEIAQTESYDEESLHMRQLLKTKLVDMDLSVRALNCLKAAEVDTLGDLVSFNKNDLMKFRNFGKKSLTELDELVAVKNLHFGMDLAKYKLDKE, encoded by the coding sequence ATGGCAATATTTAATTTTCAGAAACCCGATAAAGTTATCATGATCGATTCTACCGATTTTGAAGGCAAATTTGAATTTCGACCTTTAGAACCTGGATACGGATTGACTGTTGGTAATGCGCTTAGAAGAGTTCTTCTTTCTGCACTTGAAGGATACGCAATTACATCTGTTCGTATAGAAGGAGTAGACCATGAATTTTCTACGATTTCCGGTGTAGTTGAAGATGTTACAGAAATTATCCTAAATTTAAAACAAGTTCGTTTTAAACGTCAGATTGAAGATATAGACAATGAATCTGTTTCTATCTCAATTTCTGGTAAAGACCAAATTACTGCTGGTGATTTTCAAAAATTCATCTCTGGTTTCCAGGTGTTAAACCCGGAACTTGTGATCTGCAACCTTGACAGCAAAATAAATGTTAATCTTGAGTTGACTATTGAAAAAGGTAGAGGATATGTGCCTGGAGAGGAGAATAAAAAACAGAACGCAGCAATTGGAACAATTTTTACAGATTCAATCTTTACTCCGGTAAAGAATGTGAAGTATGCAATTGAAAACTTCCGTGTTGAACAAAAAACCGATTATGAAAAATTGGTTTTCGAAATCAAAACGGACGGTTCTATCAACCCAAAAGATGCACTGACTGAAGCAGCAAAAACATTGATTCACCACTTTATGTTGTTTTCTGATGAAAGAATAACACTTGAAGCTGACGAAATCGCTCAGACAGAATCTTATGACGAAGAGTCCTTACATATGAGACAATTGCTTAAAACTAAGCTTGTCGATATGGACCTTTCTGTAAGAGCTTTGAACTGTTTGAAAGCAGCAGAAGTAGATACTTTAGGCGACTTAGTGTCATTCAACAAAAATGACTTAATGAAATTCCGTAACTTCGGTAAAAAATCTTTAACGGAGCTTGATGAGCTCGTTGCTGTTAAAAATTTACACTTCGGAATGGATTTAGCGAAATATAAATTAGATAAAGAATAA
- the ykgO gene encoding type B 50S ribosomal protein L36 has translation MKVRASVKKRSPECVIVRRKGRLYVINKKNPRFKQRQG, from the coding sequence ATGAAAGTAAGAGCATCAGTTAAAAAAAGAAGTCCCGAGTGCGTTATCGTGCGAAGAAAAGGGAGATTGTACGTAATTAACAAAAAGAATCCTAGATTTAAACAAAGACAAGGATAG
- the infA gene encoding translation initiation factor IF-1 translates to MAKQSAIEQDGSIIEALSNAMFRVELENGHIVIAHISGKMRMHYIKLLPGDKVKLEMSPYDLSKARITYRY, encoded by the coding sequence ATGGCAAAACAATCAGCAATAGAACAAGACGGATCAATTATTGAAGCATTGTCAAATGCAATGTTCCGTGTAGAATTAGAAAACGGACATATTGTAATCGCTCATATTTCTGGAAAGATGCGTATGCATTACATCAAATTATTACCAGGTGATAAAGTGAAACTGGAAATGAGCCCTTATGATTTGTCAAAAGCAAGAATTACTTATAGATATTAA
- the rpsM gene encoding 30S ribosomal protein S13 yields the protein MARIAGVDIPKNKRGVIALTYIFGIGKSRAIEILEKAQVSQDTKVQDWNDDQIGAIREAVSFFKIEGELRSEISLNIKRLMDIGCYRGIRHRSGLPLRGQRTKNNSRTRKGKRKTVANKKKATK from the coding sequence ATGGCAAGAATTGCAGGGGTAGATATACCTAAAAACAAAAGAGGAGTTATCGCTTTAACCTATATCTTCGGAATTGGTAAAAGTAGAGCTATAGAGATTTTAGAAAAAGCTCAAGTTAGTCAAGATACAAAAGTTCAGGATTGGAATGATGACCAAATTGGAGCAATCCGTGAGGCAGTATCATTTTTCAAAATTGAAGGAGAATTACGTTCGGAAATTTCCTTAAACATCAAACGTTTAATGGATATCGGATGTTACAGAGGTATTCGTCATAGATCTGGACTTCCATTAAGAGGTCAGAGAACTAAGAACAACTCTAGAACAAGAAAAGGTAAAAGAAAAACAGTTGCCAACAAGAAAAAAGCAACTAAATAA
- the rpsD gene encoding 30S ribosomal protein S4, whose protein sequence is MARYTGPKTKIARKFGEAIFGDDKSFEKRNYPPGQHGMAKKRGKKSEYAVQLMEKQKAKYSYGILEKQFRNLFEKASSSKGVTGEVLLQLCEARLDNVVFRMGIAPSRRAARQIVSHRHVTVNGELVNIPSYHLKAGDKVAVREKSKSLDAIERSLSNSSHVYEWITWNNDLKEGTFVSVPARLQIPENIKEQLIVELYNK, encoded by the coding sequence ATGGCAAGATATACTGGTCCAAAAACTAAAATTGCTCGTAAATTTGGCGAAGCAATCTTCGGAGATGACAAATCTTTCGAAAAAAGAAATTATCCACCCGGACAACACGGGATGGCTAAAAAAAGAGGTAAGAAATCTGAATATGCAGTTCAGTTGATGGAAAAGCAAAAAGCGAAGTACAGCTACGGAATTCTTGAAAAACAATTCAGAAACTTATTCGAAAAAGCATCAAGCAGCAAAGGTGTTACTGGTGAAGTTTTATTACAACTTTGTGAAGCACGTCTTGACAACGTAGTATTCAGAATGGGTATTGCCCCTTCTAGAAGAGCTGCGAGACAAATCGTTTCTCACAGACATGTCACTGTTAACGGTGAATTAGTAAACATCCCATCCTACCATTTAAAAGCTGGCGATAAAGTTGCAGTTCGTGAAAAATCAAAATCTCTTGACGCTATCGAACGTTCATTATCTAACTCTAGTCATGTTTACGAATGGATTACCTGGAATAATGATTTGAAAGAAGGTACTTTTGTTTCTGTACCGGCAAGACTTCAAATTCCAGAAAACATTAAAGAACAACTTATCGTTGAGTTGTACAACAAATAA
- the rpmD gene encoding 50S ribosomal protein L30 has protein sequence MAKIKVTQVKSKINCPLTQKRGLEALGLRKVGQVVEHDVNPAILGMVNKVKHLVSVEETK, from the coding sequence ATGGCTAAGATAAAAGTAACACAAGTAAAAAGCAAAATCAACTGTCCACTGACTCAAAAAAGAGGACTTGAAGCTTTAGGTCTACGCAAAGTAGGACAAGTTGTAGAACATGATGTAAATCCTGCTATCCTTGGAATGGTAAACAAAGTTAAACACTTGGTTTCTGTAGAAGAAACTAAATAA
- the eno gene encoding phosphopyruvate hydratase, which yields MSIIIKIHARQILDSRGNPTVEVDVVTENGVLGRAAVPSGASTGEHEAVELRDGGKAYLGKGVSKAVENVNTKIAEELLGVSVFEQNLVDRIMIDLDGTPNKSNLGANAILGVSLAVAKAAANELGLPLYRYIGGVSANTLPVPMMNIINGGSHSDAPIAFQEFMIFPVKATDFTHAMQMGTEIFHHLKKVLHDRGLSTAVGDEGGFAPNLAGGTEDALDSIKKAVENAGYVFGDDVMIALDCAASEFYVNGKYDYTKFEGETGKIRTSEEQADYLAELAAKYPIISIEDGMQEDDWAGWKYLTDKIGKKVQLVGDDLFVTNVERLSRGINEGIANSILVKVNQIGTLTETIAAVNMAHNAGYTSVMSHRSGETEDTTIADLAVALNCGQIKTGSASRSDRMAKYNQLLRIEEELGDVAYFPGMNAFKVK from the coding sequence ATGAGTATTATTATTAAAATTCACGCAAGACAAATTCTGGACTCCAGAGGAAATCCAACTGTTGAAGTAGATGTTGTTACAGAAAATGGTGTTCTGGGAAGAGCAGCTGTTCCTTCAGGTGCATCAACAGGAGAGCATGAAGCTGTAGAATTGAGAGATGGTGGGAAAGCTTATCTGGGCAAAGGAGTTTCAAAAGCGGTAGAGAATGTAAATACTAAAATTGCAGAAGAACTTTTAGGGGTTTCTGTTTTTGAACAAAACCTGGTAGATCGCATCATGATTGATTTAGATGGTACGCCTAATAAATCGAATTTAGGAGCGAACGCTATTTTGGGTGTTTCTTTGGCGGTTGCTAAAGCGGCAGCAAACGAATTAGGGTTACCATTGTACCGTTATATTGGTGGGGTTTCTGCCAATACGTTACCAGTGCCTATGATGAATATTATCAATGGTGGATCGCATTCTGATGCTCCGATTGCATTTCAGGAATTTATGATTTTTCCTGTAAAAGCAACTGATTTTACACATGCTATGCAAATGGGGACTGAAATTTTTCACCACCTGAAAAAAGTATTGCACGACAGAGGATTGAGTACTGCTGTAGGAGATGAAGGTGGATTTGCGCCAAATCTTGCAGGTGGTACTGAGGATGCTTTGGATTCTATCAAAAAAGCTGTTGAAAATGCAGGATATGTTTTTGGAGATGATGTTATGATTGCTTTGGATTGTGCAGCTTCTGAATTCTATGTAAACGGTAAATACGATTATACTAAATTTGAAGGAGAAACCGGAAAAATCCGTACTTCTGAAGAGCAGGCAGATTACCTGGCAGAATTGGCAGCTAAATATCCAATCATTTCTATTGAAGACGGAATGCAGGAAGATGACTGGGCAGGATGGAAATACCTTACTGATAAAATCGGTAAAAAAGTACAGTTGGTTGGAGATGATTTATTCGTTACGAATGTAGAGCGTCTTTCCAGAGGTATTAATGAAGGTATTGCTAATTCTATTTTGGTTAAAGTAAACCAGATTGGTACTCTGACCGAAACAATTGCTGCGGTTAATATGGCACACAATGCCGGATATACTTCTGTAATGTCACACCGTTCCGGAGAAACTGAAGATACAACTATTGCGGATCTTGCTGTAGCATTGAATTGCGGGCAGATTAAAACAGGATCAGCGTCACGTTCTGACCGTATGGCGAAATACAATCAATTGCTTCGTATTGAAGAAGAATTGGGCGATGTAGCTTATTTTCCTGGAATGAATGCTTTTAAAGTAAAATAA
- the rplO gene encoding 50S ribosomal protein L15 yields the protein MNLSNLQPAEGSTHNQNKRLGRGEGSGKGGTSARGHKGAKSRSGYSKKIGFEGGQMPLQRRVPKFGFTNINRKNYEGVNLDTLQLLVDNGIITDTVDMTVFVANRLATKNEIVKILGRGELKAKLKVTAHKFTATAKAAIEAAGGEAVTL from the coding sequence ATGAATTTAAGTAACTTACAACCGGCTGAAGGTTCAACACATAATCAAAATAAAAGATTAGGTAGAGGAGAAGGTTCTGGTAAAGGTGGTACTTCTGCAAGAGGTCACAAAGGAGCAAAATCCCGTTCTGGTTATTCTAAAAAGATTGGATTTGAAGGTGGGCAAATGCCACTTCAAAGACGTGTACCTAAGTTTGGTTTCACTAACATCAACCGTAAAAACTACGAAGGTGTTAATTTAGATACTCTTCAACTATTAGTTGATAACGGAATTATTACAGATACTGTTGATATGACTGTTTTTGTTGCAAACCGTTTGGCTACTAAAAATGAAATCGTAAAGATTTTAGGAAGAGGAGAATTAAAAGCAAAATTGAAGGTAACTGCTCATAAATTTACTGCAACCGCAAAAGCCGCTATTGAAGCAGCCGGAGGTGAAGCAGTAACATTGTAA
- the rpsE gene encoding 30S ribosomal protein S5: protein MYHKYKNVELVKPSGLELKDRLVSVNRVTKVTKGGRAFGFSAIVVVGDENGVVGHGLGKSKDVSEAIAKAVEDAKKNLVRIPLDSQTVPHEQKGKFGGARVNLIPASHGTGVIAGGAVRSVLESVGIHDVLSKSQGSSNPHNVVKATFDALLQMRSALTVAKQRGVSLEKVFKG from the coding sequence ATGTATCATAAATACAAAAATGTAGAGTTAGTAAAACCAAGTGGTCTTGAATTAAAAGACCGTTTGGTTAGTGTAAACCGTGTTACTAAGGTTACAAAAGGAGGTAGAGCTTTTGGTTTTTCTGCTATTGTAGTTGTAGGTGATGAAAACGGTGTTGTTGGTCACGGTTTAGGTAAGTCTAAAGATGTTTCTGAAGCAATTGCGAAAGCAGTGGAAGATGCTAAAAAGAATCTTGTTAGAATTCCCCTGGACAGTCAAACTGTTCCTCATGAACAAAAAGGTAAATTTGGTGGTGCACGTGTAAATTTAATTCCTGCCTCTCATGGTACAGGAGTTATTGCTGGTGGAGCTGTTAGATCGGTACTTGAGTCTGTAGGAATTCATGATGTATTATCAAAATCTCAAGGTTCTTCGAACCCTCATAACGTAGTAAAAGCAACTTTTGATGCGCTATTGCAAATGAGAAGTGCTCTTACTGTTGCAAAACAAAGAGGAGTATCTTTAGAGAAAGTATTTAAAGGTTAA
- the carA gene encoding glutamine-hydrolyzing carbamoyl-phosphate synthase small subunit, producing MKYTNRKQAILLLNDGTIFYGKSIGIEGTVFGEVCFNTGMTGYQEIFTDPSYFGQIMVATNAHIGNYGVNDEDVESDKIMISGLVCKNFSFTHSRVNSTESLQDYFAKQNLVVISDVDTRALVSYIRDNGAMNAVISTDTENIEGLKEQLSKVPDMKGLELASKVSAKEAYYVGEPTAKYKIAALDLGIKKNILRNLVKRDCYVKVFPFDTTFEIMSEFNPDGYFLSNGPGDPDPLYGAIEVAQKILSADKPLFGICLGHQVIALANGISTYKMFNGHRGINHPVKNVITGKGEITSQNHGFAVNKEEAENHPDFEITHFHINDGTVAGMRMKSKNCFSVQYHPEASPGPQDATYLFDQFIENINNGRSN from the coding sequence ATGAAATACACAAATCGCAAGCAAGCCATACTATTATTGAATGACGGTACCATTTTTTATGGTAAATCTATCGGTATCGAAGGAACCGTTTTTGGCGAAGTATGTTTTAATACCGGAATGACCGGATACCAGGAAATATTCACCGATCCGTCTTATTTTGGTCAGATCATGGTGGCTACCAATGCGCACATTGGGAATTATGGTGTAAATGATGAAGACGTGGAGTCTGACAAAATTATGATCTCCGGATTGGTGTGTAAAAATTTCAGTTTCACCCATTCCCGTGTAAATTCTACAGAAAGCTTACAGGATTATTTTGCCAAACAAAACCTCGTGGTTATTTCGGATGTGGATACCCGTGCACTGGTAAGTTATATCCGTGATAATGGTGCCATGAATGCTGTTATTTCTACAGATACAGAGAATATTGAAGGATTGAAGGAGCAACTTTCAAAAGTTCCGGACATGAAAGGATTGGAGCTTGCTTCAAAAGTATCTGCCAAAGAAGCTTATTATGTGGGAGAGCCAACGGCCAAATATAAAATTGCTGCTTTAGACTTAGGAATCAAGAAAAATATACTCAGAAACCTGGTAAAGAGAGATTGTTATGTCAAAGTTTTTCCTTTTGATACGACTTTCGAAATCATGTCGGAATTCAATCCGGATGGCTATTTCCTTTCCAATGGTCCTGGTGACCCGGATCCTTTGTATGGGGCTATTGAAGTAGCTCAGAAAATCCTGTCTGCTGACAAGCCATTATTCGGGATTTGTTTAGGGCATCAGGTGATCGCATTGGCGAATGGTATTTCGACATATAAAATGTTCAATGGCCACCGTGGAATCAACCACCCGGTTAAAAATGTTATCACAGGGAAAGGAGAGATCACTTCTCAGAATCATGGTTTCGCCGTGAATAAAGAAGAAGCTGAAAATCACCCTGATTTTGAAATTACACATTTCCATATCAACGATGGTACGGTAGCAGGGATGCGCATGAAGAGTAAAAATTGCTTTTCGGTGCAATACCACCCGGAAGCCAGTCCAGGTCCTCAGGATGCGACTTACCTGTTTGATCAGTTTATTGAAAATATCAATAACGGAAGATCGAATTAA
- the rpsK gene encoding 30S ribosomal protein S11, whose product MAKASVKKRKVIVESTGEAHISATFNNIIISLTNKKGEVISWSSAGKMGFRGSKKNTPYAAQMAAEDASKVALEAGLKKVKVYVKGPGNGRESAIRSLHNGGIEVTEIIDVTPLPHNGCRPPKRRRV is encoded by the coding sequence ATGGCTAAAGCAAGTGTAAAAAAACGTAAAGTTATCGTTGAATCAACGGGTGAAGCTCATATTAGTGCAACTTTTAACAACATCATCATTTCGTTAACAAACAAAAAAGGTGAGGTTATTTCTTGGTCTTCAGCAGGTAAAATGGGTTTCAGAGGTTCTAAAAAGAACACTCCGTATGCAGCTCAGATGGCAGCAGAAGACGCTAGTAAAGTTGCTCTTGAAGCGGGACTTAAAAAAGTTAAAGTATATGTGAAAGGCCCAGGTAACGGACGTGAGTCTGCTATCCGTTCACTTCACAATGGGGGAATTGAAGTAACTGAAATCATTGATGTTACTCCATTACCACATAATGGTTGTCGTCCTCCAAAAAGACGAAGAGTATAA